The Burkholderia sp. PAMC 26561 genome includes the window CAGTCCTGCAGATACACGACATTAGGCTCGCCCGTCGATGGATCGTGCTTCGCGTTCATTCCGTGGTCGGCGGTGAGCCCGATCACCGCGCCGAGCGCATTCAACTGCGCAAGGTAGCCGTCCATCATGGCGTAGAACGCGTTCGCGCCGTCCGTGCCGGGTGCGAACTTGTGCTGTACGTAATCGGTTGTCGAGAGATACATCAGGTCGATGTCGCGCGTCTCTGCCAGCCGCACGCCCGCTGCGAACACGAACTCGGAAAGCCCCGCGCTGTAGACATCGGGCACAGGTTTGCCAACGAGTTCCAGCACGTTGTCGATGCCATTTTCCGCGAGCGTGGCGGCATCGGCTTTTTCAGCCGAGAAACAAATGCCGTCGAGCTGCCAGCCAAGCAAACGCCTCAGCTTGTCCTTCGCCGTGACCACCGCGACCTTGTCGCCGCGCTGCGCCGCGGCCGCGAGAATCGTCCCGGCGCGAAGGTAGGCCGGGTCGTTCATCATGACCTCGGCGCCCTTGCCGCCGTTCGCGTCCGGATCGAAGAAATAGTTGCCGCAGATGCCGTGCACGGAAGGCGGCACACCCGTCACGATGGACAAGTTGTTCGGGTTCGTGAACGACGGGATCACACAGTCGGCACGAAAGGCGGAACCACCTTCGAGCATCGTGCCGATAAACGGCGCCACGCCCGCGGCAACCGCTGCTTCGAGATAGTCGTATTCGCAACCATCGACGCACACGACGACCGTCAACGCGCGTGCCGGGCCATAAGCGCGGCCGTTGACTTCGATAGACGTTTCAGTAGAGATGGACATGACGTTCCTTTTCGAGCGTGAACCGGCACTTTTAATTCGGCGCGATTTACATATTTTGACTTACAACGCCAATATTTGCCACATTTTTCGGCGTGAGAAATTGTCCCGCGCAAGCGGGATACACCTTGCGATAGCTTCGATTCAGGCCATGCGCCGCCGGGGAACCTTCGCCGCGATCAGCAACAGCGCAGCGAGAGACACCGCCAGCAGGATCAGCGAAAGCGCCGATGCCGGCAGGTAATAACCGCGATTCACCTGTCCCACCACGACGATCGGAACCGTAGCGAATCCCGGCGGATAAACGGTCAGCGTCGCGCCGAGTTCGCCCAGCGACAACGCGAAACCAAGCGCAAGACTCGCGCGGATTGCGGGAACGAGTTGCGGCAGGACGACACGCGAAAGGACCATCGATGGCGATGCGCCAAGGCTCGCAGCCGCTTCGCGCAGGATCGTAAGCTCAGGCCGCAGCGCAGCGGCCGCACATCGATAACAAAACGGCAGCACCAGCGCCAACTGCACCAGCACGACGATTGCCGCGGACCCTGAAATATCCAGCGGCTTCTTGTGATACGCAATCAGCACGGCCAGTCCGAGCACGACACTCGGCACGCCGTTGGGCATCATCGCGATGGTATCGACCCATGCGCCCACACCGCGCCGGTCGCGGCCTTCGAGCGCGAGCGCCAGCCAAAGACCGAGGACGGTCCCGAGGACGGCCACGCCGAAGCCGACTTCAAGGCTCGTTGTCAGCGCATCGAAGTCGCTTGAACCGAGGCGTTCGAACCAGCGCATGCTGAAGCCATCGGGGAAGATCGTTCCCGACCAGTGCGACGCCACGCTGGAAAGCGCAACCACGATCACCGGCAATACAAACAGCCAGAAGCACAGAAGCGCGGCGAAACAGGTGAAGATCCACGCGCCGACGCGCTTGAGCGAATGCGGCTTCGATGCTGCAACCGGCAGCGAAAATTCAGTTGCCATTGCGGCCTCCTGTGCGCCGGTTGACGCGCCTGTAGAGCGCGTACAACGAGAGCGACATTGCAAGCATGACAACCGCGCCGGCCGCGGCTGTCGGCAAGTCCAGATCGACCGTTGCCGAGCTGTAGATTGCCATCGGCAAGGTAATCAGATGTGCGCTTCCCAATACGAGCAAGATGCCGAATTCATTGAGCGTCAGCAGGAAACACAGGATCGTTCCCGCCGCGATACCCGGCCATGCGAGCGGCAGGATGACCTTGAACGCGACCATCCAGCCACTCGCACCCAGACTCTTCGCGGCTTCGATCAGACGCATGTCGAGCGTTGCAAACGACGCAAGCGTCGGCCGCACCACGAACGGTGCGTAGAACACGACCTCCGCGAGAATCACGCCGCCAATGCCAAACAAGAAGTCGAGCGGCGGATTCTGCAAGTTGAACAAACGCTGCAAGCCGATGCTCACCGATCCCTGCGATCCATACAGAAAGATCAGCGTGAACGCGACCAGGAACGAAGGGAACGCGACAAACAATTCGAGGAAACGCGTCACGAGTTTCGCGCCGGGAAATGGCTTGAAAAACAATATGGATGCAAGCAGGACACCGAGCAATGACGCAAGCGTTGCACTCGCGAAGAGGATGCCGAGCGTCGTGCCAATCACACCGCTGGTTTCGGGATTGGTGAAGAACGCGGTGTACGCCTGCAGGCTCAAGCCATGCTTGCCCGTCACGCTCAGCCACAACAATTGCACGAGCGGATACAGCACCAATGGTCCGAGCACGACCACCAGAATGAACCAGAGCTGCCACTGCGCACGCCGTTCGCGCCGACGCTTGGCAAGCGTGTGCGCGGGGTCGTCGACCAGGTGTTCACTCGCTGACAAGGACGACATCGTCAACCTCGTGGCGTAGGGAAACACGCGCGCCCTTCTCGGGCATCGGACCATGCGATCGTTGCATGGTGACGAGCACGGGCTGGTCGGGCAATGCATCGAGCATCACCGAGACCGAGAGCGCTGCGCCGTACCATTCAACCGAGGAGATCGTGCCGTGCAATTGCGCACTGCCCAACGGCACGATCGACAGGCACTCGGGACGGATGCACGCAAGCCTGCCGCGTTCGTCGTGCCGTGCATCGCCAACAGGAAACATGATCGATGGCGGCAACAAGTTCGCCGCGCCAAGGTAGCGCGCGACGAACGCGTCCTTGGGGTTATCGTAGAGTTCGCGCGGCGTGCCCAATTGCGCAATACGGCCGTCGCGCATCAGCAACGTGCGATCGGAGAGCACTAGGGCATCGTCCTGATCATGCGTCACACAGACAATGGTCAGGTTCGGCAGGCGCTCATGCAACGACTTCAGTTCGGTACGGACCGATGCACGCAGGTTGGCATCGAGTGCCGAGAGCGGTTCGTCGAGCAGCAGCACATCCGGCTCGATTACCAGCGCTCGCGCCAACGCCACGCGTTGCTGCATGCCGCCCGACAACTGCCCGGGCATCACGTGCCCCGCGTCGCCGAGTTGCACGAGCTTGAGTGCATCCGCCACGCGCCGCGCTATCTCTCCGGCTTTCAGACGCCGCGCCCGCAGGCCGAACGCGACGTTATCGAACACGGAAAGATGCGGGAACAGCGCATAGCTTTGAAACAGAAGCCCGAGGTTGCGCTTGAACGGCGGCACGTGCGTAAGATCACGCCCGGCCACCGTCAGCCGGCCCGCGAGCCCGTCCGCCTCCACGAATCCCGCGATGAACCGCAGCAACGTAGTCTTGCCGCAACCGCTGCGGCCGAGCACGGTAAGCAGTTCGCCGCGCTCGATAGTCAGCGAGAGGTCATCCAGCACCGTACGCGCGCCAAAGCGCACGCTCAGGCCTTCGATATGCA containing:
- the phnA gene encoding phosphonoacetate hydrolase; protein product: MSISTETSIEVNGRAYGPARALTVVVCVDGCEYDYLEAAVAAGVAPFIGTMLEGGSAFRADCVIPSFTNPNNLSIVTGVPPSVHGICGNYFFDPDANGGKGAEVMMNDPAYLRAGTILAAAAQRGDKVAVVTAKDKLRRLLGWQLDGICFSAEKADAATLAENGIDNVLELVGKPVPDVYSAGLSEFVFAAGVRLAETRDIDLMYLSTTDYVQHKFAPGTDGANAFYAMMDGYLAQLNALGAVIGLTADHGMNAKHDPSTGEPNVVYLQDWLDGTLDIPNARVILPITDPYVVHHGALGSFATIYLPRSVDAKALAKRIAELPGVDIVLDNATACERFELPNDRVGDLVVVSGRNTALGTRRAEHDLSGLTVPLRSHGGVSEQEVPLLFNRKTDGFESKLNGKRLRNFDVLSIALNHLVLAS
- the phnV gene encoding 2-aminoethylphosphonate ABC transport system, membrane component PhnV — its product is MATEFSLPVAASKPHSLKRVGAWIFTCFAALLCFWLFVLPVIVVALSSVASHWSGTIFPDGFSMRWFERLGSSDFDALTTSLEVGFGVAVLGTVLGLWLALALEGRDRRGVGAWVDTIAMMPNGVPSVVLGLAVLIAYHKKPLDISGSAAIVVLVQLALVLPFCYRCAAAALRPELTILREAAASLGASPSMVLSRVVLPQLVPAIRASLALGFALSLGELGATLTVYPPGFATVPIVVVGQVNRGYYLPASALSLILLAVSLAALLLIAAKVPRRRMA
- a CDS encoding 2-aminoethylphosphonate ABC transporter permease subunit, producing MSSLSASEHLVDDPAHTLAKRRRERRAQWQLWFILVVVLGPLVLYPLVQLLWLSVTGKHGLSLQAYTAFFTNPETSGVIGTTLGILFASATLASLLGVLLASILFFKPFPGAKLVTRFLELFVAFPSFLVAFTLIFLYGSQGSVSIGLQRLFNLQNPPLDFLFGIGGVILAEVVFYAPFVVRPTLASFATLDMRLIEAAKSLGASGWMVAFKVILPLAWPGIAAGTILCFLLTLNEFGILLVLGSAHLITLPMAIYSSATVDLDLPTAAAGAVVMLAMSLSLYALYRRVNRRTGGRNGN
- the phnT gene encoding 2-aminoethylphosphonate ABC transport system ATP-binding subunit PhnT, with product MNTLTLAPATREAAAADSFKPAHGGVHIEGLSVRFGARTVLDDLSLTIERGELLTVLGRSGCGKTTLLRFIAGFVEADGLAGRLTVAGRDLTHVPPFKRNLGLLFQSYALFPHLSVFDNVAFGLRARRLKAGEIARRVADALKLVQLGDAGHVMPGQLSGGMQQRVALARALVIEPDVLLLDEPLSALDANLRASVRTELKSLHERLPNLTIVCVTHDQDDALVLSDRTLLMRDGRIAQLGTPRELYDNPKDAFVARYLGAANLLPPSIMFPVGDARHDERGRLACIRPECLSIVPLGSAQLHGTISSVEWYGAALSVSVMLDALPDQPVLVTMQRSHGPMPEKGARVSLRHEVDDVVLVSE